From one Cupriavidus basilensis genomic stretch:
- a CDS encoding error-prone DNA polymerase — MDINAKAGLPAYAELHCRSNFSFLAGASRPEELAERAAQLGYHALAITDECSLAGIVRAHTEARNAGLRLVIGAWFRLQNADGSPALSFLALARNREGYGNLCELITLARMRAAKGSYVLTPRDLAAPEAPSEHLKGLPDCLIVFTPDYGVAAEKLEAQSAWVSATFAGRAWMGLSLLYKPMDDIHRGTVEAAAARHHLRIVATGNVTMHVRSRKPMHDVLTAIRVHRPVPECGYDLLPNAEQHLRSRLRLANIYPHRYLTESVHIANLCQFSLDELRYEYPEEVVPDGVTPSDYLRGEAYVGAHRRYPDGIPLAVQQQLEHEFALIRDMSYEPYFLTVYDIVRFARSNGILCQGRGSAANSAVCYCLGITEVDPARGNLLFERFISKERAEPPDIDVDFEHQRREEVIQYLYRKYGRDRAALAAAVTTYRPRSALRDTGKALGVDPAIVDLVAKSHHWFDSKADLLKRFGESGVDTEAALSQRWAHMAVSLLGFPRHLSQHTGGFVLARGKLSRLVPIENAAMADRSVIQWDKDDLDALGLLKVDVLALGMLSAIRRALDLVTQQRGEAFELQDIPAEDPKTYEMISRADTVGVFQIESRAQMSMLPRLKPRTFYDLVIEVAIVRPGPVQGGMVHPYLRRRQGLEPVSYPSPEMEQALSRTLGVPIFQEQVMQVAMLAAGFSAGEADQLRRAMAAWKRKGGLERYHERIVTGMLERGYDLEFAESIFRQIQGFGEYGFPESHAASFALLVYASAWLKCHEPDAFLCAMLNSQPMGFYTPSQLVQDAKRHGVTVLPVDVTVSGWDASLESHEGSVLAVRLGLSQLRGMRREAAERIETARALRPFASVKVLARRASLDRHDVNVLAAGNALIGLTGSRRQAMWQAAAAVPDKDLLRPADLDEPMPELSQPTEGEEIVSDYRSLGLTLNRHPLALLRHKLAALRFVPADVLATYATRQIARGCGIVTVRQRPSTANGVVFLSLEDETGTVSVIVWPSVMEKYRREVLTASLLGVYGQWQCEGEVRHLIAQRFVDLSPMLGSLDTASRNFC; from the coding sequence ATGGACATCAACGCCAAGGCAGGTCTGCCCGCCTACGCGGAACTGCACTGCCGCTCCAACTTCTCCTTCCTCGCCGGCGCCTCACGGCCGGAAGAGCTCGCTGAGCGCGCCGCTCAGTTGGGCTACCACGCGCTCGCCATCACGGACGAGTGCTCGCTAGCGGGCATCGTTCGTGCCCACACAGAGGCCAGGAATGCCGGCCTTCGCCTTGTAATTGGCGCCTGGTTCCGGCTGCAGAACGCCGACGGCTCTCCCGCGCTCTCATTCCTTGCGCTTGCCCGTAACCGCGAAGGTTATGGCAACTTGTGCGAACTGATCACGCTCGCGCGCATGCGCGCCGCCAAGGGTTCCTATGTGCTGACCCCACGCGACTTGGCCGCGCCCGAAGCGCCGTCCGAGCATCTGAAGGGGCTGCCAGATTGCTTGATCGTGTTCACGCCGGACTATGGCGTGGCGGCCGAGAAGCTGGAGGCGCAATCGGCATGGGTGAGCGCGACTTTTGCTGGCAGGGCGTGGATGGGATTGAGCCTGCTCTACAAGCCGATGGACGATATCCACCGCGGCACGGTCGAAGCGGCCGCGGCGCGACATCACCTGCGCATCGTCGCCACTGGCAACGTCACCATGCACGTACGCTCGCGCAAGCCGATGCATGACGTGCTGACTGCCATCCGTGTGCATCGCCCGGTTCCCGAATGTGGGTATGACCTCCTGCCTAACGCCGAGCAGCACCTGCGCTCCCGCTTGCGACTCGCCAACATTTACCCGCACCGCTACCTGACGGAGTCGGTCCACATTGCAAACCTGTGTCAATTTTCGCTGGACGAGCTCCGTTACGAGTATCCCGAAGAAGTGGTGCCGGATGGCGTCACGCCGTCCGACTATCTGCGGGGCGAAGCCTATGTCGGCGCGCACCGTCGCTATCCGGACGGCATCCCCCTTGCCGTCCAGCAGCAACTCGAACATGAATTCGCACTGATCCGCGACATGTCGTATGAACCCTATTTCCTGACGGTCTACGACATCGTGCGGTTCGCCCGCTCCAACGGCATTCTCTGCCAGGGTCGCGGGTCCGCAGCCAATTCCGCCGTCTGCTACTGTCTCGGCATTACCGAAGTTGACCCGGCACGCGGCAACCTGCTGTTCGAGCGGTTCATTTCAAAAGAGCGCGCCGAGCCGCCCGATATCGACGTCGACTTCGAGCATCAGCGCCGCGAGGAGGTGATCCAGTACCTGTATCGCAAGTACGGGAGGGACCGCGCGGCACTGGCTGCCGCGGTGACCACCTACCGGCCTCGCAGCGCGCTGCGCGACACAGGCAAGGCATTAGGTGTGGATCCCGCGATCGTCGACCTGGTCGCGAAATCTCACCATTGGTTCGACAGCAAAGCGGATCTCCTTAAGCGTTTTGGCGAAAGCGGCGTGGATACGGAAGCGGCATTGTCCCAACGCTGGGCACACATGGCCGTGTCGCTGCTTGGCTTCCCGCGGCATCTCTCCCAGCACACAGGAGGTTTTGTGCTCGCGCGTGGCAAGCTTTCCAGGCTGGTGCCAATCGAGAACGCGGCCATGGCCGATCGCAGCGTGATCCAGTGGGACAAGGACGACCTTGACGCCTTGGGGTTGCTCAAGGTTGATGTCCTCGCGCTCGGCATGCTGTCTGCGATCCGGCGAGCCCTGGATCTGGTGACGCAACAACGCGGAGAAGCCTTTGAGCTGCAGGACATTCCAGCGGAAGATCCGAAGACCTACGAGATGATTTCGCGGGCGGATACGGTGGGCGTGTTCCAGATTGAGTCGCGCGCCCAGATGTCGATGCTGCCCCGCTTGAAGCCGCGCACCTTCTATGACCTCGTCATCGAAGTGGCGATCGTTCGGCCGGGCCCGGTTCAGGGTGGCATGGTGCATCCCTACCTGCGTCGCCGGCAGGGCTTGGAGCCGGTCAGCTATCCGAGCCCGGAGATGGAGCAAGCCCTGTCCCGCACGCTGGGTGTACCGATCTTTCAGGAACAGGTGATGCAGGTAGCCATGCTGGCGGCAGGCTTCTCAGCTGGGGAAGCGGATCAACTGCGTCGCGCCATGGCCGCCTGGAAGCGAAAAGGTGGGTTGGAGCGATACCACGAACGCATCGTGACGGGCATGCTCGAGCGCGGCTACGATCTGGAGTTCGCGGAGAGCATCTTCCGGCAGATCCAGGGCTTCGGCGAGTACGGCTTTCCGGAAAGCCATGCAGCAAGCTTCGCACTTCTCGTCTACGCGAGTGCGTGGCTCAAGTGCCACGAGCCTGACGCCTTCCTCTGCGCCATGCTGAATAGCCAGCCGATGGGCTTCTACACGCCATCCCAGCTGGTGCAGGACGCCAAGCGCCATGGCGTCACGGTTCTTCCTGTTGATGTGACAGTGAGTGGCTGGGACGCCAGCCTGGAAAGTCATGAAGGCTCGGTGCTGGCTGTACGCCTGGGCCTCTCGCAGCTGAGGGGCATGCGCCGCGAAGCGGCCGAACGCATCGAAACGGCACGCGCACTCCGGCCCTTCGCCTCCGTCAAGGTTCTTGCTCGCAGAGCGTCGCTAGACCGGCACGATGTCAATGTACTGGCCGCTGGCAATGCGTTGATTGGCCTTACGGGTAGTCGACGCCAGGCGATGTGGCAGGCGGCTGCAGCGGTACCTGACAAGGATCTGCTGCGGCCCGCGGATCTGGACGAGCCAATGCCCGAACTCTCACAGCCAACGGAAGGCGAGGAGATCGTCAGCGACTATCGCTCGCTCGGCCTCACGCTGAACCGCCACCCGCTTGCCCTGCTCCGCCACAAGCTTGCTGCATTGCGCTTTGTGCCCGCCGACGTGCTTGCCACCTACGCGACGCGGCAGATTGCCCGTGGCTGCGGAATCGTGACCGTACGGCAGCGGCCGAGCACGGCGAATGGCGTGGTCTTCTTGTCATTGGAGGACGAGACCGGTACCGTCAGCGTCATCGTCTGGCCGTCCGTGATGGAGAAGTACCGACGCGAGGTATTGACGGCCTCCCTACTCGGTGTCTATGGCCAGTGGCAATGCGAAGGCGAGGTGCGGCACCTGATCGCGCAACGCTTTGTCGACTTGTCGCCCATGCTTGGATCCCTGGACACCGCGAGCAGGAATTTCTGCTAA